A window of the Zeugodacus cucurbitae isolate PBARC_wt_2022May chromosome 4, idZeuCucr1.2, whole genome shotgun sequence genome harbors these coding sequences:
- the LOC105217590 gene encoding collagen alpha-2(IX) chain, whose product MQRVKSILLIFISCWRSYLAFVPQQSAAYAAYSPNNLQTLQQKSLDNITAYTYYQPLLYATPRQLFGGGGFGFGVGVGGCNCPPGPPGLPGPNGQPGLDGDPGEKGPPGDPGDVGPVGRPGERGNDGRSGARGPPGESGRRGPRGFTGPAGPMGRRGPPGAPGPRGLPGVNAVAATGRANYNFDDYAYDAVEYDDS is encoded by the exons ATGCAGCGCGTCAAGAGCATTCTACTAA tATTCATAAGCTGTTGGCGCTCCTACCTCGCCTTTGTTCCACAACAGTCAGCAGCGTATGCAGCATATTCGCCCAACAATCTCCAAACGCTGCAACAGAAATCACTGGACAACATCACAGCTTACACTTACTACCAACCGTTACTGTACGCCACGCCACGTCAGCTCTTTGGTGGTGGTGGCTTTGGCTTTGGCGTCGGTGTTGGTGGCTGCAATTGTCCACCAGGTCCACCAGGCTTGCCCGGTCCCAATGGTCAACCCGGCCTGGATGGCGATCCAGGTGAGAAGGGTCCGCCTGGTGATCCCGGTGATGTGGGGCCTGTAGGCAGACCGGGTGAACGTGGCAATGATGGTCGCAGCGGTGCACGTGGTCCGCCTGGTGAGAGCGGTCGTCGTGGTCCGCGTGGTTTTACGGGTCCTGCTGGTCCAATGGGTCGACGTGGTCCGCCCGGTGCGCCGGGACCGCGTGGTTTGCCCGGCGTAAATGCGGTGGCAGCAACGGGTAGAGCTAATTATAATTTTGACGATTACGCCTATGATGCAGTCGAATATGATGAtagttaa
- the LOC105217581 gene encoding collagen alpha-1(I) chain-like — MTLTTLTLCSLLLPTLIYAAISSTEREPRGLLIHRNRNNYPAYPTPQCICVPGARGSPGEPGTAGVKGPRGETGLKGPKGPQGAIGPPGQQGANGRDGPTGAPGLPGPSGRRGFPGSRGPPGPMGPPGLPGPQGAQGAPGVAAPAPISPTVIQPSPSSSRR, encoded by the exons ATGACGCTAACAACACTTACTTTGTGCT CGCTACTCCTACCCACACTCATCTACGCCGCCATATCGTCCACGGAACGTGAACCACGCGGTCTACTCATCCATCGCAATCGCAATAATTATCCCGCTTATCCGACACCGCAATGTATTTGTGTGCCGGGCGCACGCGGTAGTCCTGGTGAACCGGGCACGGCTGGTGTGAAGGGACCACGCGGCGAAACCGGTTTAAAAGGACCAAAAGGCCCACAAGGTGCCATCGGTCCGCCGGGTCAACAGGGTGCTAACGGACGTGATGGGCCAACTGGTGCGCCCGGTTTGCCTGGTCCCAGCGGCAGACGTGGCTTCCCCGGTTCGCGTGGTCCGCCGGGGCCAATGGGTCCACCTGGCTTGCCAGGACCGCAGGGTGCGCAAGGTGCACCAGGTGTTGCTGCGCCAGCGCCTATAAGTCCAACAGTCATACAACCGTCTCCGTCGTCTTCGCGACGTTAA
- the LOC105216398 gene encoding uncharacterized protein LOC105216398, translating to MGVRVFNCCAVLLALFYICFGAIDAAAINGGPRSASALTPASENVHALRVARQAYSDEDDSEEEDDVQAQNFAQHQQQFPDDSQEDSDEDDADDDGDDDGRRRRRRDTQAAEAEKPELVETVAVPEPLSAPAMNAPTAALDKEPEQNAEAGAPTVAATPNAPSRNTSVLILIRDALKKVTTLPTEQVATNALQYFQLFEHFIQQTIENVIGDDDDDEDEAAAGGTAATTIKPDSIFTPEEEEIIAGVEEILKEPELVNKQPQEPAKPAEEVENVVAETIPAPSASNPALVAEEKPATAAEPAASAA from the exons ATGGGTGTCCGTGTCTTCAACTGCTGTGCCG TTTTATTGGCgttattttacatttgtttCGGTGCTATCGACGCCGCCGCCATTAACGGTGGTCCTCGCAGCGCCAGCGCCTTGACGCCAGCCAGCGAAAATGTGCATGCGCTGCGCGTCGCGCGTCAAGCATACTCCGACGAAGATGACTCTGAGGAGGAAGATGATGTGCAAGCGCAAAATTTcgcacaacatcaacaacaatttcCTGACGACTCACAGGAGGATAGTGATGAGGATGATGCCGATGATGATGGTGATGACGATGGCAGACGTCGACGTCGTCGCGACACACAGGCCGCAGAGGCTGAGAAACCCGAGTTAGTTGAAACCGTCGCAGTACCAGAACCTTTGTCAGCGCCCGCGATGAACGCACCAACCGCTGCGCTCGATAAGGAACCCGAACAGAACGCGGAAGCTGGCGCACCAACTGTGGCTGCGACGCCGAATGCGCCATCACGCAACACATCTGTGTTAATACTCATACGCGATGCGCTGAAGAAGGTCACCACGCTGCCCACCGAACAGGTGGCCACCAACGCGTTGCAGTACTTCCAGCTGTTCGAGCATTTCATACAGCAGACAATCGAGAATGTGATTggcgatgacgatgatgatgaggaTGAGGCAGCAGCTGGTGGCACCGCAGCAACCACTATTAAGCCGGATAGTATTTTCACGCCTGAGGAGGAGGAAATTATTGCCGGCGTTGAGGAGATTCTCAAGGAGCCCGAGTTGGTCAACAAGCAACCGCAGGAGCCGGCCAAACCAGCCGAGGAAGTTGAAAATGTAGTGGCAGAAACTATACCAGCTCCCAGCGCTTCAAATCCTGCATTGGTTGCGGAGGAAAAACCTGCAACTGCTGCGGAACCAGCTGCGAGCGCAGCTTAA
- the LOC128921411 gene encoding uncharacterized protein LOC128921411 isoform X2, translated as MFLILLSSKVLIICSVSLIQCLCCFGERTALSAFDMLDSADVSLVPKETVVATELHVTPNVARIGDYEYKEVPLVSRKRAKEIVVTEEKSGGEVEKENTQNAEVANEKEVVEQIKNGELINTIEDIEENPQSITDSAVLKPHKIKTPNPDGGNPIYITIPIYVNSMPGLPVTLSIGGQQIPHKANRISLRGALKREVSPTSLYNKLP; from the exons ATGTTTTTGATACTATTGTCATCAAAAGTGTTAATTATTTGTAGCGTTTCTCTTATTCAATGCCTGTGCTGCTTTGGTGAGCGCACTGCCTTATCGGCATTTGATATGCTTGACTCCGCTGATGTCTCCCTGGTGCCCAAAGAAACTGTTGTTGCAACTGAATTACATGTGACACCAAACGTTGCACGAATTGGGGACTATGAATATAAAGAAGTACCGTTAGTATCGCGTAAACGTGCTAAGGAAATTGTTGTGACTGAGGAGAAATCGGGTGGTGAAGTGgaaaaagaaaacacacaaaatgCAGAGGTGGCAAATGAAAAAGAAGTAGTGGAGCAGATTAAGAACGGTGAATTAATTAATACCATTGAAGATATCGAGGAGAATCCACAAAGTATTACTGATAGTGCTGTG TTGAAGCCGCATAAAATCAAAACTCCTAACCCAGATGGCGGAAATCCTATTTATATAACAATACCAATATACGTGAATTCAATGCCCGGTCTGCCAGTGACACTATCGATTGGTGGTCAACAGATTCCGCACAAAGCGAATCGTATCAGTTTGAGAGGTGCGCTGAAGAGAGAGGTCTCTCCAACATCGTTATACAACAAATTACCATag
- the LOC128921411 gene encoding uncharacterized protein LOC128921411 isoform X1, which produces MLDSADVSLVPKETVVATELHVTPNVARIGDYEYKEVPLVSRKRAKEIVVTEEKSGGEVEKENTQNAEVANEKEVVEQIKNGELINTIEDIEENPQSITDSAVLKPHKIKTPNPDGGNPIYITIPIYVNSMPGLPVTLSIGGQQIPHKANRISLRGALKREVSPTSLYNKLP; this is translated from the exons ATGCTTGACTCCGCTGATGTCTCCCTGGTGCCCAAAGAAACTGTTGTTGCAACTGAATTACATGTGACACCAAACGTTGCACGAATTGGGGACTATGAATATAAAGAAGTACCGTTAGTATCGCGTAAACGTGCTAAGGAAATTGTTGTGACTGAGGAGAAATCGGGTGGTGAAGTGgaaaaagaaaacacacaaaatgCAGAGGTGGCAAATGAAAAAGAAGTAGTGGAGCAGATTAAGAACGGTGAATTAATTAATACCATTGAAGATATCGAGGAGAATCCACAAAGTATTACTGATAGTGCTGTG TTGAAGCCGCATAAAATCAAAACTCCTAACCCAGATGGCGGAAATCCTATTTATATAACAATACCAATATACGTGAATTCAATGCCCGGTCTGCCAGTGACACTATCGATTGGTGGTCAACAGATTCCGCACAAAGCGAATCGTATCAGTTTGAGAGGTGCGCTGAAGAGAGAGGTCTCTCCAACATCGTTATACAACAAATTACCATag